In Sphingobacterium sp. R2, the genomic stretch CCTGCTGTTTTCGCTTCATTCTTGCCCTTACCTGCAAAATCCAGGAGATGATCCTGTAACCTATATCCCTTTATCCGTTCGAATGATTGCAAAAACTCATCCGTCCAATTTGCCCCATATACTTCGTAGCTATCGTTAAAAAAAGCACGCACATGCAATGGTTTATCTTTAAAAGCTTCGGTAAATCTATTGAAATATGATAGGACAGATTGCTGTCCAAGGTGATCGAGCGTATACCCCGCTCCCCCCGGTGCGGCACGTTTGACTTTCTGCCCCGTTCTACCAGAAAATACCGCTAATAGGCGAATATCGGCAGGCGCTTCCCATGTTCCAGTGGTCTTTGAAATATAATCATCCAGATTAATCTCACTATTGTCGGCTCTAAATGCCCGTAATGCCTGCAAAAAGAAATAATGTTGTTTAGGATCCTTTGGCTTTAAGGGAAAGGTGACTTTTTCACCTTTTTTTAATTCAAATTCATCCAAGATCAATTTGGTAGCGGCATCCTTTTCTTTGATTTGAGGCCCCCCAAATGGCCAACCAGTTCCCAAATTGATGTCCACTCCCATGCCCAAGGCATTGGCCTTATCCGTCGTTACCCCCAACATATTCATCCATTGTGGTGAAAGAAAGTTCAGGTAGCTGGATTCAAATCCCTTAGCGCCATAAATAGGTGTTACCTCAACTCCACCAAAACCACTTTTTTCAAATAAGGTTAATTCGAGTTCGATATTAGTTCGGTCCACAGCCGAACCGAGCCACCACCAACGCGTCCAAGGCCTCATTTCTTTGGTCACTGCTGGCCATAAATCCTGCGCCATCGTTCGAGCGAAAGCCAACAGATTACAGGCAAGCACTAATGATATATAAATTTTCTTCATGTTACAATTGGCCTAATCCATGTGAAATACTTTTTCCAAACTGACCGATACTGGAGAATGATCGGCATGTACTTCCATGATATCGCACATATAATCCCACCATTGCTGAACAATAGCTTCCTTACCCAACTCTTGTGACGAATGTCCTGCTAAATATTGAACAGCAAATAGAGTGTCTGTCTCCTCATCCAAAAAAATGGAATAATCAGACACCCCATTTTCGCGTAATAAGGTTATCAATTCTGGCCAGATCGCGTCATGTCTCCGCTTATATTCCGCAGACATTCCCGGTTTCAATTTCATTTTAAATGCTATTTTCTCCATTTCTTTTCAGTCTTCAACTATTTTATGATCGACAAATTTTCTTAACTGGCCAATACCTGATGGATGCGGGTACTTATCTGGACAACATTTTATAAACCTCTGTACCCCCCAACAAAAAACATCCCAGCCCATAATCTTCAAAATCCGGTTGACTTGAAAAACTGACCGGCTGACCATCCTTAGGTTCCTTTCCCGTTCCTTGTAAATAGCCCAAAAAACCAGAAGGGTGTACCGCTTCTGCTGTCATTGCTTTCCACGCCTTTTCTACAACAGGTCGATATATTTTAGCATCTAGGAAACCATTATTGATGCCCCAGGCCATACCATAGACAAACAGTGCAGTGCCTGAAGTTTCACGCCCACCAAAATTAGTCGGATCGTGTAGACTGACATTCCAGAATCCATCCGGTCTTTGAATAGGAACAAGTGCTTCCATCATAGCTTTATAATCCGACATGTACTCGGCACGATGTGCTTCGTTCTCCGGAATCAAAGAGAGTACCCTAACCAAAGCTGCCACAACCCATCCATTGCCACGTGACCAATAGCAATCCTCACCATTCGGCTCCTTGTAAGGAGGAACAAAATCCTTATCGCGCCACCAAAGTTTATCGGCCTTATTATAGAGGCCTCCACCTTCTCGCGTTTTTGAATGATGATACATTTTATACATGTAATCAAAGTAAGTTTGATCCTTCGTCATTACCCCCAGTTTAGCATAAATTGGCATGGCCATTTGTATGGCATCAATCCAGGTCCAATCGTCTACTTTTCCAGATTTGATAATGTAATCTATATTAGCTTTAATCTTTTGGATACGCTCAGGCTTCGCTTCAATTTCATAGAGATCCAGATAGGTCTGCCCACAAGCTTGGTCATCGGCATTTCGAGTTTCCAAACCGTTGCGCATACCCCAGTCATGTTTATTTCCCCAATCCACAGCATAATTGTAGTATTCGTTATTTTTATCAATCTGATAAAGTGCCATGAGCCCTTCGTAATAAACGGCTCGGGTCCAGATATTGCTCGGCCGCCAACGGTTGGTATAGATCGGTTTACCGGTGTCTGTCCATTTGTTCATGAAATAACGATTGGTCAGCTGCAACGACTGAAGTACATCTACAGCGGCTAATTCCTGCTTCTGTTCGACAACTTTCTTCGTCGATGAACATGCTGAAAGGAAAAACGCAATCATCAAAGTGGCTGTATACGTATTAAATATTTTCATGTTTTTCTTTATATAATTATTCATAACGGGAATTCCTTTTTTTTCTGGAAGTGTCTGATCTTATTGGCTAGAGAGAACCTTCTTTTGCTTTCATTGCTGTTGGTGTCTGCGAAATCATGAAGGTTTTTGAGCGAGCTGCTCGTAGGGTATCACACCAACCCTTGGCGCCCAGTTTTCATAGATCTCAACCATTTCTCGGTATATTTTCGGAAAAGAGGCTGATAAGTCTACTGTTTCACTTCTATCATTTTCTATATCATATAAATACCACCTATTTTCAGGATAGGAAGAGACCAATTTCCATTTTCCTTTGCGCACAGCTTTGTTACCCTCGTGCTCAAAACAAATTTCCCGATCCATATCCTCCTGTTGTTCATTCCATAGCGGAAGCAAGGAGGCCCCTTACATCGGTTTAATCGTATTACCGGCATAATTTTTAGGATAGTTTGCTCCCGACCATTGTGCTAAGGTTGGCATGATATCGATCAAATGGGCTGGCCTATCAAACTGTTTTCCTTGCGGCAGAAACTTGGGCCCATAAGCGATAAAACTGTTTGCATTGCCACCCTCAAACTCCCAATGCTTGAACTTTTTGAAAGGCGTACTGCTCACTGCAGCGCCTTCGATTCCATAACCTGCGCTTTTCAATAGTTCGGCCAATGTGACCGAGTTTCTATTTAAATAGCCCTGATAGGCAGGAAAAGGACGCTTGTTCATCATATCGCCCACACCTGCCTGATGCGGATACAATCCGGTCAATAGAGAAGCACGTGATGGACAACAACGCGAAGCATTATAAAAATTAGTCATCTTAATCCCTTCCTTTGCCATTTTATCCAGATTTGGAGTCTGAATTTCAGAACCAAAGCAACCCAAATCAGCATAGCCCATATCATCGGCCAGAATCAACACAATATTGGGCCGTTGCTGTGCATGCACTTTAAATAGGGTCAACAGAAAAAAGATCGCCAGAGGAAAGGTAAATTTCTTCATACTACATAAATTTCTTTAATCCGATTTTGGTTTGCTTTTTCAATTGCTCAGCAACGAGTTTAGCATTCAGCAAAGCACCGGCTTTAATTGTATGGGTCGCATCTTTAGGATCAAAAAATTCCGTTTCTACTTTCTTTTTTCCCAATGTTTCATACTGGGCAATCACGAGATCCTGCAATGGGATAAAGAAAGCACCACTCTGCCGGGCAGCTTCCTCAGCCCATATTGCATAATCCGATTTACGAACTTGATTTCCATCCCAAGCATTGCGTGGAATGGGTGAACCGATAATCGCGACCGCTCCTTTATCTTGAATGTTTTTCACAAATCGACGTAAGTAAAAACCATAGCTATAGACTACTTCATGCTGTTTCAGCAATGGATTATACACTTCTTGGTAATCGTCGCCATTTCCTTTTATCGTTCCACGAGCACGTAACGTATCCACAATAGGACTTGAATCATTATGTCCAAATTGCATAAGCACAAAATCGCCCGGCTGTATGCTATCCAGTATCCTCTGCCAAAGTTTTGGATTGTTATAAAATGTCCGTGTACTTGTTCCCCCCAAAGCACGATTCTTGACATTGATTTTATCTAATTTAAAATACTGACCGATCAAACTTCCCCAGCCCCACTGTCCATTGGCCCCATTTCCCTGTCCGTTTTTTACGGTGGAATCACCAATAATAAATAAGGTCGGTTTATGCTGTTTTTCCAAAAAAGACATACTGATTACAGCGAAAAGGACCGCAGCCCAAGGCAACAATTTCAATTTCATCTTCGTTTTTATTTAATGTATTGTACCAATTGGCTTTTAATTCTCCGAAATCCTTCGATTACAGACAATGCATTTTCTCTTGCTCCAGCTTTATTCGTATGCGTATGGTCACCTGGAAAATAATTGGATTTTACCCGTTCAGCACCAAGCTGATCATACTTATCTGCGGTAATACTATTCAGATCCAAAAAAGGAATGCCCTGTTCTTCTGCAATCTGCCTAGCCCACAAGCCAAAGTCGTTGTCGGCCCGTTTCACCTTACCTTGATTATCCCATTGGTTGCGCGGAATCATGGATAACAAAATTGGTCTTACCCCCTTTTTCTTTGCTTCAATCACAAAACGGCGCAGGTTTTCACCGTAAGTATACACGGCCTCCTTCGTTCCATTTCCCCAATCCAGCACAACGGAGTCCTTGCCAATGCCCCGCAGCACACCCCGATAGCCTTGTTTGCTGGTATCGGGCTTACTGCCTTCGTTGTGGCCAAACTGAATCAATAAAAAATCTCCCGGCTTGAACAAAGAATCAACTTTTGCCCATCTTCCTTCTTTGACAAATGTTCGTGTACTACGCCCCGCCATCGCATGATTGTCTACACGGATTCTTGTCGTATCCAATAATTCAGGAAGCAGGGTACCCCAGCCCCAATATTCCTTATTGCTGTTCCTAACGGTCGAATCACCGATAAGATAAATCGTAGGTCTATCTTGCTGTTTTGCAAAAGATATCAAAAGAACGGCTGTTAGCGCCATCCCTATCCATTTTATTGTATGCTTCATTTGTTAACTTATCTATTTCTTTTAAATCAGACAGTTCTAATCGTACACTTCTAAATTTCTATTTTGTGCGGGCAGGCTTTACCAATTGTATATTTGGGCTAACTGGACGATCCATACCTACACCAAGGTAATAACCAGTATGTGGGGGTTGATTATAACCTACATTCTGCCATGCTATACTCAAGCGATACTGTGGATCATGCATCAACGTATACGCCCTTTGCGTTGTAGGGATCGTTGTTGTATAAATACGTAGGCTTTGGTTGTCATCTGCACGGAGGATCAATTCTTCACGCCAATCGCCAAAGATATCCGCGCTCAGGTTAGGTGTACTTTTAGTTCCATTGATCGATGATGCTCCAATCGCCGTAAAGATTCGTTCTATTTTCCCATTTTTATATTTTTCAATATAGTTACTGTTTAAAAGTTCCCGGCTCAAATCAGCATCCCACCAAATCAAAAAATTGGTCGATCTCGGCGCCGTCCCTACACGATTACCTTTGGTATCGTACATATCTCTAGATCCCAGCCACCACAGATACGCCCCTTTATGATCGGGATCTATATTTGCAGCAACACCGCGGGGAATATCTTGGTCTATTGCACTTTTAAACAATATTGCCCCCGTTTTGGCATCCAACAAAGCCACGCCGGTCCCTTTCCGCCCTCCTTTCAGTTCATGGATTCCAAAGATCTCCAGGCCGGGTCTATCAGGATCTAAGTCGCCAACATGCAGCGCATCGCCATGTCCCAGTCCTGTACTGTATAGACCTCTGCCATTATCATCAATAACCATCGAACCAAACACAATTTCATCTTTGCCATCCTGGTCAACATCCGCGACCGTAAGGTTATGATATCCCTGTCCGGAATAAGGATCTTTACGAACTTTGCTATCAAATACCCAGCGGTTCACTAATTTTTTATCTTTAAAATCCCACGCTGCCAGAGCTGTCCGTTCATAATATCCCCGCGTCATCACGACACTTGGATGTACACCATCCAAATAGGCTACACAAGCTAAAAATCGATCGCTTCGATTAGCATTTGTATCTCCCCATGAACTTAGCGCTCCACGTTCTGGTTGATAATCTACCGTGCTCAGCGCTTTGCCCGTCAATCCATCAAATACGGTTAAATATTCAGGTCCTTTCAATATGCGACCAACTGTCCGCGAATTTAATACGGTATCACGCCAATCGGCTTGGGCATCACCAATGACATTTCCCAGTCCATCTTTCGTACCGTCGGCCGTTTTACAGACTAGCTCCGCACGTCCGTCACTATCGAGGTCGTATACCATAAATTGGGTATAATGTACTCCTTCCCGGATATTTTTACCCAAATTGATTTCCCAGAGAAAAGTACCATCTAGTTTATATGCCTGAAAAATAGGTTCCGAAGTAATCCCATTGTGTGCATTGTCATGTCCAACACCCGTCTGATGAACAATCAGTTCGTAACTCCCGTCTCCATCCAAATCACCTACAGAAATATCACCCGGAGTGTATCCTTTGGGAGTACGTAAGGGAATATTTAAGTATTGCTGTACTTTTTGATCTTTCGATAAGGTCAATTTAGCAACTTCTTTTTCTTTACTTCCGGTTACTATATTCAAAATGTAGGTAACATCTTGATCCAAATCGACATGATCGTCCACGAAGTTAGTTCCCTTCACTAAAGGTGAAGGGTTCAGTTTTTTCAGCTGACCATTCCTTTCCTTTCTATAAATTGCGAAGGCTGTATCAAAATCGTCAGTACCAAGCAAACGCCAGCTTAAAAAAACAGCGTTATCCGTCGTTTTTACAGCCACCATCCCCCGATCCAAAAACTCCATTTTACGTTGACCTGAGACGGATAGGGAACCGATCAGCGCCACAGTCAAAAGAACAAGTTTTGTCTTCATAATTCAAGGTCTAAGCCACAGCAATATCCTGGTACATATTATTATTGCTTTTTACTGTTAACAGTCACCTGATTCAGGACAAAGTTTTTAACATATTCCTTATGAATCACGGGATTTTTGGCGGCGCGGACATGCAGATTTTGAAATGTAAAATCTGACAGTACATATTGCTCCGAGTTGAGTACATCAAATACGATGTCGCAATCTAGGTCAATATTGCGCAAAACAATATTTTTTGCATAAGACATTTTGATATCTTTCTCGCCTTTCAAATCAAAAAACTGAGTCCAAGGTTTGATAAACAACATACTATTGACATTTCCCTTAATATTTTCGATCAGAATGTTTTCATATTCCTGAGGTGTATCGGGGCGCATTTTTAATTGCAGTAGCTTACGTGCTTTATCTAAGGTATTGTTCCTAAAAATCACATTGTAACTATGAATAGATTCACTACCACAAGTCAGTGCACTATGACAAAAACCAAAGAAACAGTTCTCAATAATAATATTTGAATTGGGGCCATTGTTAGGATCTTTATCAGACTTTGGCCCTTTACCACCTTTTAATGCAATGGCGTCATCATTAACGGATAAGTAACAATCTTTAATCAATACATTGCGGCAGACATCCAAATCAATCGCATCTGAACTAGGTGCTTTCACAGGTTCCTTTGGTGCCGAAATGTGCAAACCGATCAATTTGAGATTTTCACATTTATAATAATGTGAGGTCCAAAAAGGTGAATTGATCAAGCGAATGCCGGAAACCTGTACATCCTTGCTGTTGGACACATAAAGTAAACGTGGACGCATCTCGTCCATATTTGTGCATTGTGGATTAAACTGTCTCCTAAGCCAGAAGGATCGCCAGTAGCGTAACCCGTTTCCATCGAGTGTACCTTTACCCGAAATTGTAAATCCATCCACCTGGTCTGCATTGACAAGCGCCAAAAAATACTTCACTGTTTGCCCTTCCATCCTAGTCTCCGCTAGCGCAAAATCCGCAATATCATCGCTTCCTTTCAGTACAGCTCCTTCTTCAAGGTGTAAATGTGTATTAGGTTTAAAAAATAAGGATCCACTCAGGTAGACACCTTTAGGCACTATGACTACACCTCCACCGCTGGTATAGGCCTTATCAATAACCTGTTGAATTTTGGCAGTTTGCACGATGGTGCTATCTGACGCAACACCAAAATCTGTGACGATAAATTTCTTTCCGAGCGTTTCGATCTCAGTCGATTTTACAGTCTCAAACCATTTTGAGATTGCTGTTCCGTCCGGAAACTTGCCTTGCGCATGTGCATTGGACAAGATCGCAATTGATGTAAGCAGGAGTAAAAATCGAAAGAATTTTTTCATCATATTTAGTTTTATTTTAAGTCTTGTTTCCACGCTTGTCTACAGCTTAATTAAAAAATGTAGACAATGACTTCGAATTGATTAGCGTATTTAAGAATGCTTAATAAGTAGCTCGTTTTAAAAGTATCAACATTTTTAACAAGAGCCATCCTGTAGTATCCTGAACAAACCAGACAATACAGTCAGAAAGTGCTCGTTTTCATGTATAATAAGGTTAAAAACAGGGATTCAACGCCATTCGTAATATATTTGTTATAGAATCCTCAACTCCATACCAACTTATTACCAACTCCTAACTGCAACCACGTTGAGTGCACAGTGAGTCCACGTTGAGTCCACCTTTAAAGGTCGATTCACTATGCTTTCACCTTTTTAACAATCCGCTTGCAGTTAGGAGATGGTATGGATTTGGTAATACCTTATCCTTAAGAAAGTATATCCAAACCACCTTGTACTGTCTTGCTTGGTAAAATTAGAAGATCAATGGCAATCCCGAACTTCCAATTCAGACCGTACAATTGAAGGATGAACATCTTAAAAAAACAACATCAACTGCTATTCAAAATAAATACGCCAATGATTTTTCCTACACGAATAGCGATAAAAGTGAATAAAGTACAACCTTTTTGGGGTCAAGAAACCTAAATAAGCATTATTGAAAAGAATACATACTATTAGGGGTACACCTTTTTTATGCATTATTCTTTTAATCTGTCAACACATTAACCTTCGGCATCACAAATTGTGTATTTTCTTTTTCGCCTTTTGGGGTTCCAAAGTAAAAATAGAGTGTCCGGTTAATCCTTTTATCCATTTGATTAAGCTCACCCGCGGGTCCATTCACGGCAGCATTTCCATTAATTCCCAATGCCAGTTTTATTCCAATAGGAGGAATAGCATCTAAAAAAGAAATATCTCCAGACGGCAATTGCGGATATCCTTTAGGGCCGGAAATTCCGTAAAACTCGAACAGTCGCACAAATAAATCTTCCTGATCTGTTGCGACCAAAAACTTGCCTTGCACGGTATTGAATTGTACCCAGCTAACATCGGAGAAGTAGCCTTTAAATTCAGGAAATGCCCATGGACCAATACCGGCTTTTCCATCATTGTACATTTTTTCCCATGTATTTAGGGTAACACCGTGCATCCTATTCTTCCATACACGATAAGGGCCATTACCGAGCCATTTGGCCCCAATAATATAGTTTTCAGGAAAGTTGAAGCTTACTCCGGCATAAGGCACCGTTTTTTCCATATCGTAAGCATAATCAAGTTTCAACCAGCCGTCTGGCCGCATCGTCCAACGGATAAAACTTAGATTGCCATCAAACATAAACTCAACAACTTCATTTTTTCCATCTTGCCAACGTTTAGCACTTTTCAGCTCCGACTGTCCATCAATAAGCACCGGGCCATTATTAAAAGCTAATTTCATGCTATAATCATTGGCCAGATCAACCAATAATCCTGTTTTTTTGGAGATAAAAGCTGTTATTCCATTTGCCTTAAGGATATA encodes the following:
- the rhaM gene encoding L-rhamnose mutarotase: MEKIAFKMKLKPGMSAEYKRRHDAIWPELITLLRENGVSDYSIFLDEETDTLFAVQYLAGHSSQELGKEAIVQQWWDYMCDIMEVHADHSPVSVSLEKVFHMD
- a CDS encoding glycoside hydrolase family 88 protein; this translates as MKIFNTYTATLMIAFFLSACSSTKKVVEQKQELAAVDVLQSLQLTNRYFMNKWTDTGKPIYTNRWRPSNIWTRAVYYEGLMALYQIDKNNEYYNYAVDWGNKHDWGMRNGLETRNADDQACGQTYLDLYEIEAKPERIQKIKANIDYIIKSGKVDDWTWIDAIQMAMPIYAKLGVMTKDQTYFDYMYKMYHHSKTREGGGLYNKADKLWWRDKDFVPPYKEPNGEDCYWSRGNGWVVAALVRVLSLIPENEAHRAEYMSDYKAMMEALVPIQRPDGFWNVSLHDPTNFGGRETSGTALFVYGMAWGINNGFLDAKIYRPVVEKAWKAMTAEAVHPSGFLGYLQGTGKEPKDGQPVSFSSQPDFEDYGLGCFLLGGTEVYKMLSR
- a CDS encoding sulfatase-like hydrolase/transferase, with the protein product MKKFTFPLAIFFLLTLFKVHAQQRPNIVLILADDMGYADLGCFGSEIQTPNLDKMAKEGIKMTNFYNASRCCPSRASLLTGLYPHQAGVGDMMNKRPFPAYQGYLNRNSVTLAELLKSAGYGIEGAAVSSTPFKKFKHWEFEGGNANSFIAYGPKFLPQGKQFDRPAHLIDIMPTLAQWSGANYPKNYAGNTIKPM
- a CDS encoding rhamnogalacturonan acetylesterase — its product is MKLKLLPWAAVLFAVISMSFLEKQHKPTLFIIGDSTVKNGQGNGANGQWGWGSLIGQYFKLDKINVKNRALGGTSTRTFYNNPKLWQRILDSIQPGDFVLMQFGHNDSSPIVDTLRARGTIKGNGDDYQEVYNPLLKQHEVVYSYGFYLRRFVKNIQDKGAVAIIGSPIPRNAWDGNQVRKSDYAIWAEEAARQSGAFFIPLQDLVIAQYETLGKKKVETEFFDPKDATHTIKAGALLNAKLVAEQLKKQTKIGLKKFM
- a CDS encoding rhamnogalacturonan acetylesterase, with amino-acid sequence MKHTIKWIGMALTAVLLISFAKQQDRPTIYLIGDSTVRNSNKEYWGWGTLLPELLDTTRIRVDNHAMAGRSTRTFVKEGRWAKVDSLFKPGDFLLIQFGHNEGSKPDTSKQGYRGVLRGIGKDSVVLDWGNGTKEAVYTYGENLRRFVIEAKKKGVRPILLSMIPRNQWDNQGKVKRADNDFGLWARQIAEEQGIPFLDLNSITADKYDQLGAERVKSNYFPGDHTHTNKAGARENALSVIEGFRRIKSQLVQYIK
- a CDS encoding rhamnogalacturonan lyase, producing MKTKLVLLTVALIGSLSVSGQRKMEFLDRGMVAVKTTDNAVFLSWRLLGTDDFDTAFAIYRKERNGQLKKLNPSPLVKGTNFVDDHVDLDQDVTYILNIVTGSKEKEVAKLTLSKDQKVQQYLNIPLRTPKGYTPGDISVGDLDGDGSYELIVHQTGVGHDNAHNGITSEPIFQAYKLDGTFLWEINLGKNIREGVHYTQFMVYDLDSDGRAELVCKTADGTKDGLGNVIGDAQADWRDTVLNSRTVGRILKGPEYLTVFDGLTGKALSTVDYQPERGALSSWGDTNANRSDRFLACVAYLDGVHPSVVMTRGYYERTALAAWDFKDKKLVNRWVFDSKVRKDPYSGQGYHNLTVADVDQDGKDEIVFGSMVIDDNGRGLYSTGLGHGDALHVGDLDPDRPGLEIFGIHELKGGRKGTGVALLDAKTGAILFKSAIDQDIPRGVAANIDPDHKGAYLWWLGSRDMYDTKGNRVGTAPRSTNFLIWWDADLSRELLNSNYIEKYKNGKIERIFTAIGASSINGTKSTPNLSADIFGDWREELILRADDNQSLRIYTTTIPTTQRAYTLMHDPQYRLSIAWQNVGYNQPPHTGYYLGVGMDRPVSPNIQLVKPARTK
- a CDS encoding glycoside hydrolase family 28 protein is translated as MMKKFFRFLLLLTSIAILSNAHAQGKFPDGTAISKWFETVKSTEIETLGKKFIVTDFGVASDSTIVQTAKIQQVIDKAYTSGGGVVIVPKGVYLSGSLFFKPNTHLHLEEGAVLKGSDDIADFALAETRMEGQTVKYFLALVNADQVDGFTISGKGTLDGNGLRYWRSFWLRRQFNPQCTNMDEMRPRLLYVSNSKDVQVSGIRLINSPFWTSHYYKCENLKLIGLHISAPKEPVKAPSSDAIDLDVCRNVLIKDCYLSVNDDAIALKGGKGPKSDKDPNNGPNSNIIIENCFFGFCHSALTCGSESIHSYNVIFRNNTLDKARKLLQLKMRPDTPQEYENILIENIKGNVNSMLFIKPWTQFFDLKGEKDIKMSYAKNIVLRNIDLDCDIVFDVLNSEQYVLSDFTFQNLHVRAAKNPVIHKEYVKNFVLNQVTVNSKKQ